A genomic window from Chlorobium phaeobacteroides DSM 266 includes:
- a CDS encoding DEAD/DEAH box helicase: MSEETVIAQNFRSLQLIEPLMKALEEVGYENPTPIQAQTIPLLLEGRDLLGQAQTGTGKTAAFALPILSNITIARREPQALVLAPTRELAIQVAEAFHRYAEYLKGFHVLPIYGGQDYGIQLRMLKQGVHVVVGTPGRVMDHMRRGSLNLDGLQCLVLDEADEMLRMGFIDDVEWILDQTPKGRQVALFSATLPVPIRRIAQKYLNNPAEITIQNKTTTVEAIRQRYWIVGGSHKLDVLTRILEVEPFDGILIFVRTKTMTLELAEKLQARGYDASALNGDMAQNMRERTVEQLKSGALNIVIATDVAARGLDVDRISHVINYDIPSDTESYVHRIGRTGRAGRSGEAILFVSPREKNMLYAIEKATRKRIELMELPSTEIINNKRISKFKQRITDTIAAGELDFYSRLIEQYCHEHDVPELDAAAALASLLQGETPLLLSAKPERTRDHDDRPRSQSDSGFAKKRKKGEMYGDEGRQRYRIEVGSTHGVKAGNILGAIINEIGLDPEAVGQISISDTYSSVELPEGMPEEVFHELRKVRVCGRQLRLTKIEGQDSASSYAPKKNFRKSAKPEKDQQAFFTGQKKKRRN; this comes from the coding sequence ATGAGTGAAGAGACCGTTATTGCCCAGAATTTTCGCAGTTTACAGTTAATCGAGCCTTTAATGAAGGCGCTTGAGGAGGTGGGTTACGAAAACCCGACGCCTATTCAGGCTCAAACTATTCCGTTGCTTCTCGAAGGTCGCGATCTTCTCGGGCAGGCGCAGACAGGAACCGGCAAAACTGCCGCTTTTGCGCTACCGATTCTTTCCAATATTACTATCGCAAGACGGGAGCCTCAGGCGCTTGTGCTTGCTCCTACGAGGGAACTTGCCATTCAGGTGGCCGAAGCATTCCATCGTTATGCCGAATATCTTAAAGGGTTTCATGTGCTGCCTATTTATGGCGGACAGGATTATGGTATTCAGCTTCGTATGCTCAAACAGGGCGTGCATGTCGTGGTCGGTACGCCGGGCCGCGTGATGGATCATATGCGACGCGGGTCGTTGAATCTTGACGGGTTGCAGTGTCTTGTGCTTGACGAAGCTGATGAAATGCTTCGCATGGGCTTTATCGATGATGTGGAATGGATTCTGGATCAGACGCCAAAAGGTCGCCAGGTTGCGTTGTTCTCTGCAACCCTGCCGGTGCCTATTCGCCGTATTGCCCAGAAGTACCTCAATAATCCGGCAGAGATCACCATTCAGAACAAAACCACGACGGTTGAGGCTATTCGTCAGCGGTACTGGATTGTTGGCGGTAGCCACAAGCTTGATGTCCTGACAAGAATTCTTGAAGTCGAGCCTTTTGACGGTATTCTTATTTTTGTACGAACCAAGACCATGACGCTTGAACTCGCCGAAAAGCTCCAGGCCAGAGGGTATGACGCTTCTGCTCTGAATGGTGATATGGCGCAGAATATGCGTGAAAGGACTGTCGAGCAGTTGAAGAGCGGTGCGCTCAATATTGTTATCGCAACCGATGTTGCCGCCCGAGGTCTGGATGTTGATCGAATCAGTCATGTTATCAATTACGATATTCCTTCGGATACCGAATCCTATGTTCACCGTATCGGACGTACGGGCCGCGCAGGGCGAAGTGGCGAGGCGATTCTTTTTGTCTCTCCGCGTGAGAAAAATATGCTGTATGCGATTGAAAAAGCTACTCGAAAGAGAATAGAGCTTATGGAGCTGCCTTCAACGGAGATTATCAACAACAAGAGGATATCCAAGTTCAAACAGCGCATCACCGATACCATTGCTGCCGGTGAACTTGATTTTTATTCACGGCTTATCGAGCAGTATTGCCATGAGCATGATGTGCCCGAACTTGATGCTGCCGCTGCACTTGCCTCGCTGCTTCAGGGTGAAACGCCGTTGCTTCTTTCAGCAAAACCTGAAAGAACAAGGGATCATGACGATCGCCCAAGGTCGCAAAGCGATTCTGGATTCGCAAAAAAACGTAAAAAAGGCGAGATGTACGGCGACGAGGGCAGACAGCGGTATCGCATTGAGGTTGGCAGTACTCACGGTGTCAAGGCCGGCAATATTCTTGGCGCTATTATCAATGAGATTGGCCTTGATCCTGAAGCGGTAGGGCAGATATCGATTTCCGATACCTACAGTTCAGTAGAGCTTCCGGAAGGTATGCCCGAAGAGGTCTTTCATGAACTTCGTAAAGTCAGGGTATGTGGCCGTCAATTGAGACTTACAAAAATAGAAGGGCAGGACAGCGCCTCTTCGTACGCTCCAAAAAAGAATTTCAGGAAATCCGCAAAACCGGAGAAAGACCAGCAGGCATTTTTTACCGGACAGAAAAAAAAGCGACGTAACTGA
- a CDS encoding 3-deoxy-D-manno-octulosonic acid transferase: MILTIYSTVTPLLYRAVSIASFFHPKLRTFFTVRQGTLDALEKKINALPKPVFRIWIHAASVGEFEQARPIVSAMKKAQPDIDVVVSFLSTSGYQTRKNYPDASAVFYLPIDTKSNARRLIEILKPDALLVMRYDFWPNHLIAAKKHGTALILAAAVLQKNSPYFKPLVKTFYHSVFALFDKIYTSSSRDTESFREVFRCKNTETAGDPRFDQVLLRSRNTQRVAHLSPLFAHHTVLVAGSVWKQDELVLLPAWQELKHRPSLIMVPHETDHDNLERLSRHLTQCNISFSKVSEGIEHFDAINQVLIIDETGYLAELYSIASIAYVGGGFGINVHNTIEPAAYGIPVLFGSRHHNSPEAENLVECGGAAVVHNSAELREKLAFLTANKENRMRMGELAGTFVTSRIGATKKIADYILEQKRTRNDR; this comes from the coding sequence TTGATCTTAACTATTTACAGCACAGTCACCCCTCTTCTGTACCGTGCGGTTAGCATTGCGAGCTTTTTTCACCCAAAACTGCGAACATTTTTCACTGTCCGTCAAGGCACGCTTGATGCTCTTGAAAAAAAAATAAACGCACTGCCAAAGCCGGTTTTCAGAATCTGGATCCATGCGGCATCAGTCGGAGAGTTCGAACAGGCGCGTCCGATTGTGTCGGCAATGAAGAAAGCGCAACCGGATATTGATGTCGTTGTCTCTTTCCTCTCAACATCGGGTTATCAAACCAGAAAAAATTACCCGGATGCTTCGGCAGTATTTTATCTCCCGATTGACACCAAATCAAACGCTCGCCGTCTTATCGAGATCCTCAAACCTGACGCACTGCTCGTCATGCGATATGACTTCTGGCCAAACCATCTGATAGCCGCGAAAAAACACGGAACCGCCCTGATTCTTGCCGCTGCGGTACTCCAAAAAAACTCACCTTACTTCAAACCTCTCGTTAAAACATTTTATCACTCGGTTTTCGCACTTTTCGATAAGATATATACAAGCTCCTCACGCGACACCGAATCATTCAGGGAGGTTTTCCGATGCAAGAACACAGAAACAGCCGGAGACCCCCGTTTTGACCAGGTGCTTCTGCGAAGCCGCAATACCCAAAGAGTTGCCCATCTTTCGCCTCTTTTCGCACATCATACCGTACTCGTTGCAGGAAGCGTCTGGAAGCAGGATGAACTGGTCCTCCTGCCTGCCTGGCAAGAGCTGAAACATCGCCCGTCTCTTATCATGGTACCCCATGAGACAGATCATGATAACCTGGAACGACTATCCCGGCACCTTACCCAATGCAACATCTCCTTTTCAAAAGTTTCCGAAGGTATTGAGCATTTTGATGCGATAAACCAGGTACTTATCATTGACGAAACAGGATACCTTGCAGAACTATACTCAATTGCTTCGATAGCCTATGTCGGGGGGGGGTTTGGAATTAATGTCCACAACACCATAGAGCCGGCAGCATACGGCATTCCGGTGCTTTTCGGGTCCCGACACCACAACTCGCCGGAAGCGGAAAATCTCGTTGAGTGCGGAGGAGCTGCCGTCGTACACAACAGTGCAGAACTCAGGGAAAAACTTGCGTTTCTCACCGCAAACAAGGAGAACAGAATGCGCATGGGTGAACTTGCGGGTACCTTTGTAACAAGCCGTATCGGAGCTACGAAAAAAATTGCCGACTATATCCTGGAACAGAAGCGCACACGTAACGACAGATAA
- a CDS encoding DUF4293 domain-containing protein, with amino-acid sequence MIARVQSLYLLLAALLALGSMFFPFWSFSSYPVILIADFIVHPEAGILHIWGSYSAGIFSPLTALISIAAIFFYKNRAVQAKLIVLALLLFVGDLLSGLTAAHFMNQYFQSLGTGIQHKPEAGIFMLLPEPILFFLALGGVKKDDKIANAYKRL; translated from the coding sequence ATGATCGCAAGAGTTCAAAGCCTTTACCTCCTTCTTGCTGCTCTCCTCGCACTCGGAAGCATGTTTTTCCCGTTCTGGAGCTTCAGCAGCTATCCGGTCATCCTTATTGCAGATTTTATTGTTCACCCCGAAGCAGGCATCCTGCATATCTGGGGAAGCTACTCGGCAGGCATTTTTTCACCATTGACCGCGCTCATATCAATCGCTGCGATTTTTTTCTATAAAAACAGGGCTGTGCAGGCAAAACTCATTGTTTTAGCCCTCCTGCTTTTTGTTGGCGATCTTCTTTCAGGTCTTACCGCCGCTCACTTCATGAATCAATATTTTCAAAGCCTTGGGACCGGGATCCAGCACAAACCTGAAGCGGGAATTTTCATGCTGCTTCCCGAACCGATACTCTTCTTCCTTGCGCTTGGCGGCGTAAAAAAAGATGATAAAATTGCCAACGCATACAAAAGACTCTGA
- the ftsE gene encoding cell division ATP-binding protein FtsE, with the protein MISFINVDIELDKKAIFRNLNLNIQSDEFVYIVGKSGSGKTTLLKSLYMAIRPKKGEVQIGGYNSRTIKKRQIPLLRRKLGIVFQDFRLLEDRNIYDNLAFVLTVTGTKEQQIKEKVMKALHSVGLEHAADQMPRNLSGGEQQRVAIARAIVREPLVILADEPTGNLDPDTSLEILEYLKSINQKGITVIIGTHDYELVRHSPSRTLQITGLNLEETCIIPTETGYRISPPAA; encoded by the coding sequence ATGATCTCTTTTATCAATGTCGATATAGAACTCGACAAGAAAGCCATTTTCAGGAATCTCAATCTGAACATTCAGTCGGATGAATTTGTCTATATCGTCGGAAAAAGCGGAAGCGGAAAAACGACCCTCCTTAAATCACTGTATATGGCTATCCGCCCGAAAAAAGGAGAGGTGCAGATTGGCGGATACAACTCACGGACGATTAAAAAACGCCAGATTCCGCTGTTGCGCCGAAAGCTCGGCATCGTCTTTCAGGACTTTCGACTGCTCGAAGATCGCAATATCTATGATAATCTGGCTTTTGTTCTAACCGTAACCGGAACAAAGGAGCAACAGATCAAAGAGAAAGTCATGAAGGCACTGCATAGCGTCGGACTTGAACATGCTGCCGATCAAATGCCCAGGAACCTTTCGGGAGGAGAACAGCAAAGAGTTGCCATTGCCCGGGCAATAGTTCGTGAACCTCTCGTCATTCTCGCTGACGAACCAACCGGAAACCTCGATCCCGACACATCACTTGAAATCCTCGAATATCTCAAAAGCATCAATCAGAAAGGAATAACGGTCATTATCGGAACCCATGACTATGAACTGGTTCGACACTCTCCCTCAAGAACCCTGCAGATTACAGGATTGAATCTTGAGGAAACCTGTATCATCCCCACTGAAACCGGGTATCGTATATCGCCGCCAGCCGCTTGA
- a CDS encoding potassium transporter Kup, which produces MASRTEHADLSDLSGDSGFKRIATISLAALGVVFGDIGTSPLYAIRECFHGDYSIPVSQQNVLGVLSLIFWALVLIVSLKYLTFIMKADNEGEGGILALTALIVAHSKKNRHERWFLVGIGLFGASLLYGDGMITPAISVLSAVEGLQIIAPAFKDLVIPITVIILTGLFLYQHNGTARVGALFGPVILLWFAVIGVLGLVEIVRYPEILRAVLPWYGFSFLLNNHLQGFMVLGAVFLSVTGAEALYADMGHFGKTPIRFTWILFVLPALLLNYFGQGALLLFAPQESHHPFYGLVPSWAMIPMVILATSATIIASQALITGVFSLTQQAIQLGYLPRITVKHTSAGHRGQIYVPGANWALMYATIGLVIGFGSSSKLAAAYGVAVTATMLISTILFYYVARDIWRWNKLATNLLVSFFFVIDLAFFGASATKLFHGAWFPLVIGLVLFTLMLTWKQGRSLLLQQIKDRTLTVEEFVQSLALQQPQRVTGQAVYLTANPDVIPIALLHNLRHNKILHSEVALFHFSLERVPRVPNSKKVEIKKYGDGLCRVVARYGFMEYPSIRQVFSLAQEKGLHFRLETTSFFLSREKIVTGLKSKMGLWRKKLFALMVRNALSATSYYDMPSGQVIEIGMQVQI; this is translated from the coding sequence ATGGCAAGTAGAACTGAACATGCTGACTTATCCGATTTATCCGGTGATTCTGGTTTTAAAAGGATTGCGACTATTTCCCTTGCAGCTCTTGGCGTTGTTTTCGGCGATATTGGCACCAGCCCTCTTTATGCCATAAGAGAATGTTTTCATGGAGATTACAGCATACCGGTTTCACAACAGAATGTGCTCGGAGTGCTTTCTCTGATTTTCTGGGCGCTTGTTCTTATTGTCAGCCTGAAATATCTGACCTTTATCATGAAGGCCGATAACGAGGGCGAGGGGGGGATTCTTGCTCTTACGGCTCTCATTGTTGCCCATAGTAAAAAAAATCGTCACGAACGATGGTTTCTTGTCGGAATCGGTTTGTTTGGTGCATCATTGCTTTATGGAGACGGAATGATCACCCCGGCTATTTCCGTGCTCAGTGCCGTCGAGGGTTTGCAGATTATTGCACCGGCATTCAAGGATCTTGTCATACCGATAACCGTTATTATCCTGACCGGTCTTTTTCTTTATCAGCATAATGGCACTGCCCGGGTTGGCGCGCTGTTCGGTCCGGTCATTCTTCTCTGGTTTGCTGTTATTGGCGTGCTTGGTCTTGTGGAGATTGTCCGGTATCCCGAAATTCTCAGAGCGGTCCTTCCCTGGTACGGCTTTTCGTTTCTGCTCAATAATCATCTCCAGGGATTTATGGTTCTCGGGGCCGTTTTTCTTTCGGTTACCGGAGCTGAAGCACTGTATGCCGATATGGGGCATTTTGGCAAAACCCCTATACGGTTTACCTGGATTCTTTTTGTCCTGCCTGCGTTGCTCCTGAACTATTTCGGTCAGGGAGCGCTTTTACTTTTCGCTCCGCAGGAGTCTCACCATCCTTTTTACGGGCTGGTCCCATCCTGGGCAATGATTCCCATGGTGATTCTTGCAACATCGGCAACCATCATCGCATCCCAGGCATTGATCACCGGTGTGTTTTCCCTTACCCAGCAGGCTATACAGCTTGGTTATCTTCCGAGAATTACTGTCAAACATACCTCAGCCGGTCACAGAGGGCAGATTTATGTGCCTGGAGCCAACTGGGCCTTGATGTACGCCACGATCGGTCTTGTAATCGGTTTTGGATCTTCAAGCAAACTTGCTGCGGCATATGGTGTTGCGGTAACGGCAACCATGCTGATATCGACGATTCTCTTTTATTATGTTGCCCGTGATATCTGGCGCTGGAACAAGCTTGCAACCAATTTGCTTGTCAGTTTCTTTTTTGTTATCGATCTGGCCTTTTTCGGGGCAAGTGCTACCAAATTGTTTCATGGGGCATGGTTCCCGCTTGTGATCGGTCTTGTTCTTTTTACCCTGATGCTTACCTGGAAGCAGGGCAGGAGTCTGCTGCTTCAGCAGATCAAGGACCGAACCCTGACGGTGGAGGAGTTTGTGCAGAGCCTTGCTCTTCAGCAGCCCCAGAGGGTCACTGGCCAGGCGGTCTATCTTACCGCTAACCCTGATGTTATTCCCATAGCTCTTTTGCATAATCTGCGACACAACAAGATTCTTCATTCAGAAGTGGCTCTTTTTCATTTCAGTCTTGAGAGGGTTCCCCGGGTGCCGAACAGCAAGAAGGTTGAGATAAAAAAATATGGGGACGGGTTGTGCCGGGTTGTTGCCAGATATGGTTTTATGGAGTATCCGAGTATCAGGCAGGTTTTCTCGCTTGCCCAGGAAAAAGGGCTTCATTTCAGGCTTGAGACAACCAGCTTTTTCCTGAGTCGCGAAAAAATCGTGACTGGTCTGAAATCGAAAATGGGTCTCTGGAGAAAAAAGCTTTTTGCCCTGATGGTACGAAATGCCCTCAGTGCAACATCGTATTACGATATGCCGTCGGGACAGGTGATTGAGATAGGAATGCAGGTACAGATATAA
- a CDS encoding endonuclease/exonuclease/phosphatase family protein, with product MPMYASLSIGKNDSDEIKAWKKRTADRLLSLRKALHEHLAVSSSDAQRRQQWLRLATWNIREFDSAKYGGRSREALFFIAEIISHFDLVALQEVRQDLKTLKVVMGILGNNDWDYIATDITTGDSGNGERMVFVYNKRMVGFTGIAGEVVLEQEEEIADALDRCFMDSAGLKLELPLGTRLEQSELVALRKYRGKLLLKENLQLPLPFGTKVVLPAGSSLVLKEGTEVAVSNEGNVLLDTTAMPICGKDAFVQLDPKALTKGKLQFARSPFLVTFRSGWLKLMLCTVHIYYGSGNVGVKRRNEEIKKLTAFLSRRAMAEHDSDAENFFFLLGDFNIIGKKHVTWQSLHSNGFKVPEQLAEIPEGSNVERDKAYDQIAYWEGVEQGKRGSTAVDVGNAGIFDYYKEVFREGSDDPGGEDERYYTGKIKNPKVSYREWRTYQMSDHLPMWLELRTDFGNDYLDGIVSET from the coding sequence ATGCCGATGTATGCATCTCTCAGCATTGGAAAAAATGATTCCGATGAGATAAAAGCCTGGAAAAAAAGAACGGCCGACCGCTTGCTTTCGCTTCGCAAGGCGCTTCATGAGCATCTTGCGGTTTCGTCCTCCGATGCTCAACGCAGGCAGCAATGGCTTCGTCTTGCCACATGGAACATCAGGGAGTTTGACTCTGCCAAATATGGCGGGCGCAGCAGGGAGGCTCTTTTTTTTATTGCCGAAATTATATCTCATTTCGATCTCGTCGCGCTTCAGGAGGTGCGTCAGGACCTTAAAACCCTGAAGGTTGTCATGGGCATTCTCGGCAATAACGACTGGGATTATATTGCCACAGATATTACAACTGGCGATTCGGGAAACGGAGAGCGGATGGTTTTTGTCTACAACAAGCGGATGGTGGGTTTTACCGGTATTGCCGGCGAGGTGGTGCTTGAACAGGAAGAGGAGATTGCTGACGCTCTTGACCGTTGTTTTATGGATAGCGCAGGATTGAAGCTTGAACTTCCTCTCGGTACACGGTTGGAACAGTCGGAGCTTGTTGCGTTAAGAAAATATCGGGGAAAGTTATTGCTCAAAGAGAACCTTCAACTGCCGCTTCCATTCGGAACGAAGGTCGTTCTCCCGGCAGGCAGTTCGCTTGTACTCAAAGAGGGTACCGAAGTAGCTGTATCGAATGAAGGCAACGTACTTCTTGATACGACAGCAATGCCGATTTGCGGGAAGGATGCTTTTGTCCAGTTGGACCCGAAAGCACTGACAAAGGGAAAACTTCAGTTTGCTCGTTCTCCCTTTCTGGTGACCTTCAGGTCGGGTTGGCTGAAACTCATGCTCTGTACGGTTCATATTTATTACGGTAGCGGCAACGTGGGTGTAAAGCGGCGAAACGAAGAGATAAAAAAACTGACAGCGTTTCTCTCACGCCGCGCAATGGCAGAACATGACTCTGACGCTGAGAATTTTTTCTTTCTGCTTGGTGATTTCAATATTATCGGGAAAAAACATGTAACCTGGCAATCGCTGCACAGCAACGGGTTCAAGGTGCCTGAACAGCTTGCCGAAATTCCTGAGGGCAGCAATGTTGAGCGCGACAAGGCCTATGATCAAATTGCCTATTGGGAGGGCGTGGAGCAAGGAAAGCGTGGTTCGACGGCAGTCGATGTGGGCAATGCCGGTATCTTTGATTATTACAAGGAGGTGTTTCGTGAGGGAAGCGATGACCCTGGTGGGGAAGACGAGCGGTACTATACCGGAAAAATAAAAAACCCGAAGGTGAGTTATCGTGAGTGGCGAACCTATCAGATGTCCGATCATCTGCCTATGTGGCTTGAGCTCAGAACCGATTTTGGAAATGATTACCTTGACGGAATTGTTTCGGAAACGTGA
- the pdxA gene encoding 4-hydroxythreonine-4-phosphate dehydrogenase PdxA — translation MRIVFSTGDIHGIGPEIILKSFLKLQGSEHTFLVAGSFKTMTYYRDRLDLPVHLTLISSTTAIDEIAANNNRTLPVLSVAEPDSVQPGSLSAEAGKIAMLSLETAAKLCQSGMCEALVTAPLHKEAIALAGYHETGHTGFLAGFFPKSSPIMMFFDPVSKLRVALVTIHEPLSKVPELIRTMDLDSFFLQLSNSLQKDFLIERPKTAVLGLNPHASDGGVMGSEEKEILLPCIARLSSRLHIEGPFPADGFFGAGNYRHYDIVVAMYHDQGLLPFKVLAFDTGINVTLGLPIVRTSPDHGTSFDIAGKGIASERSFYEAVLLALNIAKNRTTIPAP, via the coding sequence ATGCGCATTGTCTTTTCAACCGGAGATATTCACGGGATTGGACCTGAAATCATACTCAAAAGCTTTTTGAAGCTCCAGGGAAGTGAACATACATTTCTGGTGGCAGGTTCCTTCAAAACAATGACGTATTACAGAGACAGGCTTGATCTTCCAGTTCACCTGACACTGATCAGCAGCACAACAGCCATTGATGAAATCGCTGCAAACAACAATCGGACTCTTCCTGTTCTCTCCGTTGCGGAACCAGACAGTGTCCAGCCAGGCTCACTTTCAGCCGAAGCGGGAAAAATAGCCATGCTGTCACTTGAAACAGCGGCAAAACTCTGCCAAAGCGGTATGTGTGAAGCTCTGGTTACTGCACCGCTTCATAAAGAAGCCATTGCGCTTGCCGGATATCACGAAACCGGCCATACCGGATTCCTTGCCGGCTTTTTCCCGAAAAGCTCACCAATCATGATGTTTTTCGATCCTGTATCGAAACTCAGGGTGGCACTTGTCACTATTCATGAACCTCTTTCAAAGGTGCCCGAACTCATCAGGACAATGGATCTCGACTCCTTTTTTCTTCAACTTTCCAATTCGCTGCAAAAAGATTTTCTTATTGAGCGCCCGAAAACAGCCGTCCTCGGTCTTAATCCGCATGCCTCTGACGGCGGAGTTATGGGCAGCGAGGAAAAAGAGATTCTCCTGCCGTGCATCGCAAGACTTTCATCCCGTCTCCACATAGAGGGTCCGTTTCCGGCTGACGGTTTTTTCGGAGCAGGCAACTATCGACATTACGATATTGTCGTTGCCATGTACCACGACCAGGGGCTCCTGCCTTTCAAGGTACTGGCCTTCGATACGGGTATCAACGTCACGCTCGGACTGCCGATTGTGCGAACATCGCCTGATCATGGAACAAGCTTTGACATTGCCGGAAAGGGAATCGCTTCTGAACGGAGTTTTTACGAGGCCGTCCTGCTCGCACTGAACATTGCAAAAAACAGAACAACAATACCTGCGCCATGA
- a CDS encoding TerC family protein — protein MNELFLQIIDNPTASFLIVLNLVLIESLLSVDNAAVLATMVMDLPPKERSAALKYGIIGAYLFRGLCLLFAAFLVKIWWLKPLGGIYLLYLVWNWIKGKKTVETKDDYFDKQDNWFYKHTVGSLGVFWSTVILIELMDLAFSIDNIFAAVAFTDNIILIWFGVFIGILAMRFVAQGFVRLMELYPFLETCAFIVIGVLGVKLSVSVFEHFYPQAPLSRFLQGHEADIITSAVTVAIFLVPVLTSLLFNIPARNSAGKSI, from the coding sequence ATGAATGAGCTTTTTCTGCAGATTATTGATAATCCAACCGCATCGTTTCTGATTGTTCTTAATCTCGTTCTGATAGAAAGTCTGCTTTCAGTGGACAATGCAGCAGTTCTTGCCACGATGGTGATGGATCTCCCACCAAAGGAGCGTTCTGCCGCCTTGAAATATGGTATAATAGGAGCCTATCTTTTCAGGGGCCTCTGTCTGCTTTTTGCGGCTTTTCTGGTGAAGATCTGGTGGCTCAAGCCATTGGGGGGTATCTATCTTCTCTATCTTGTCTGGAACTGGATAAAAGGAAAGAAGACCGTTGAGACCAAAGACGATTACTTTGACAAGCAGGATAACTGGTTTTATAAGCATACCGTTGGTTCGCTCGGCGTCTTCTGGTCAACGGTGATTCTTATCGAGCTTATGGATCTTGCCTTTTCGATTGACAATATCTTTGCGGCTGTAGCTTTTACCGATAATATTATTCTTATATGGTTCGGTGTTTTTATCGGGATTCTTGCCATGAGGTTTGTCGCACAGGGTTTTGTCCGGCTTATGGAACTCTATCCGTTTCTTGAGACCTGCGCATTTATTGTGATTGGCGTTCTTGGTGTCAAACTTTCGGTTTCAGTGTTTGAACACTTCTACCCTCAGGCTCCGCTTAGTCGCTTTCTGCAGGGTCATGAAGCAGATATCATTACTTCAGCAGTGACTGTTGCGATTTTTCTTGTGCCTGTGCTGACAAGCCTGCTCTTTAATATTCCGGCAAGAAACAGTGCCGGCAAATCAATCTGA